The DNA segment tccTTCCCTCATTCCCCTCTTGCACACCTGAGGGGGGGTTAAAGGTGTGCACTGAGGAATTTAGGAGAGGTGTGGGGCGGTGGGGGATGCTGGCAGGGGTAGGCTGTAAAAAGACCCTGATTGATTTAGCAAATGGATCGTTTTCTCCCCCCAAAACATTCTCCACCCTGCTCTCAGCCGCATATCCTGGAATTCTCATCTCCCAAGAAATGATTTCAAAAGCCATTTTACTTCAAAAACCAAGGCGATGATTGCTTTCAGAGCACAGATGCAGCTGGTGTCAAAGAGTTTATCAGATGCTGATTATTTAAGTGCTCATCTCATCCATCACTGTATGTCTTCGGTTCCAGGAATACTTAACAAAgagctttttttaaatctttaccTCACAGATCTTTTGGCTCTGTCGTACATAACTTTCGAGACGTATCAGACGCCAAGGAATATAACTAAACTCTCGAGAACAATGAAACGATTTGATTTGTGAGAGGAGTAATGAACAGTTGGGGAGATATTTGATTAAGTTCAGGGGTTTTTCAGGACAGCGCTGTGCAATTTTCCCTGTCTGCCTTTGGAAAATATTCCCTTCGCAGAATGACACACAGTCTCGCTTAGGTGGAGTTATTCCATTTTATTGCAATCCAAACTGCTTTTCCTCCCTTGAAACTCAAGAGATGGCTGACCTTTAGCCTTTGACCTCATTTTAGCCTGGGCTGACTTGAGCTTAAGGAAGCTAGActttctgtctctgtttttcAGAGCTATTGGGTGTCTGCCCATTTGATATCCCAGTAAAAGTCCTAAGCATATGCACTCTAAAGCTTCTCAGTTTCCTGAATGGAATACAAAGAGGCTTTCAACTTCCAAATACTCACTGACACTTGGACGTTTGAGATTTCTTTTGCTTTTCTTGGTTTAGTATATATGCTATATAGTTATAAAACTGATCATTCTTGTGTGTTTCCGTGCAGAGCTGCGTGATTTTGAGCCAGATGACCAGCAGGAAATTGAGGTGGATGAAGGGAACACAGCAGTGATCGAGTGCCATCTGCCTGAGAGTCAGCCTAAAGCTCAGGTCCGCTACAGTGTCAAACAGGAGTGGCTGGAGACATCTAAAGGtatgttttacttatttttttggcTGAACATATACCAGTTGTTCTCAACCAGGGGTCTGGGACCTACTAGGGAGCCTCAGCATACTTTTAAGGGAGTGCAGGATGGTAgtcatgtaaattaatttataatgaaAAGTTTAAACCATTAAGAACCGTGTCAGATTGCAAGGTACAATGCaatgtaaatatttgcattctCATCTTTGCCACAAGGGGTGCTGTAATGGCAAATGTTGACGGTCTTCTTTTGTAGTCAGTTTTCTCTGTTATTGCTGAGCAAATTAGTAATTTTGACATGTTTCCTTCTAGCTGAGTAATAACACATCCAGATTTTTCACTGTAACTGTATGGTaattagtcaaaagtttttgaccagtaaagtttttcatgttttttaaaggagtctcttttgctcaccaagcctgcatttatttgattcaaagtacagcaaaaacagtacaattttgaaatatttttactatttaaaataactgatttctatttaaatatattttaaaatgtaatttattcttgtgatttcaaagctgaatttttagcatcattactctactcacatgatccttcagaaatcattctaatattctgatttgctgttaataaaacacttattattattattatgttgaaaacagctgagtagaattttgtcaggtttctttaatgaatagttCATAGAGAAAgcatccttgccaaataaaagtattaatttccataatgtcaaatgtcatttaattacagttacttatgaaaatgatgattaaaaaaaggttacatctgaatacttgtatttaatctttattacttatgattttaaatgaaagaaaaagaggtGCTGAAGTCTGATTTTGTGTTGGCTgtgcttaaaattaaatttttatcatCTTAATTCAAAAGATGAAGAATTTTGAAAGTTGgtttgattgcttctattgtcctcatttgtaagctGCTTTGcaaaaaagcatctgctaaatgacaaagtaaacgtagaaaagtaatcaaatgtaatcagttacattactttaataaagtaactgaaataattacactgtgtattacattttaaatagggtaacttgtaatctgtaacctattacatttccaaagtaaccttcccaacacttaggtctattttttaaaatatgctctTCACATTCTGCTCTGTTTTATCAGTCATAATTGGATCTGTTACAATCCACAAATTCTGAATTCAATTCCGATTTGCTTCAGTTATTTCTGCCATTTTTGAAATGCACACTAGCTGATTCTGGTATTTGAGCGTTTGACAGCTCTCGTCTTGTTGAGAGTCATCAAGTCTTTGTGTGTTGTCTAGTCTTGTCCACTCAACGAAGCGCTGCCTGTTAGCATGATTGTCTTTGTAGCAGTTACTCTTGCTGTTCATGTATTCAGTTTGATGATGGCGAAGATCACagcttagatttaaaaaatgttccagATTCTAAAATTAGATTCTGTTGAAAAATCTGTTTATACTGCCCTGTCCTGAAGATTCCAATCATTTCTCTTCATTTCTCAATTCTAGGGAACTACTTGATCATGCCGTCAGGAAATCTTCAGATAGCCAATGCTACACGGGACGATGAGGGTCCCTACAAATGTGCTGCTTACAACCCTGTCACCCAGGAAGTAAAAACCTCCACCTCTACTGATCGTCTTAGGATAAGACGTAAGTGGATaccaacagaaaaacaaaacacacgctgactttctaatttttgttgacataaaattaactaaaatgtcTCATCCCATTTAGGTTCAACATCTGAGGCCGCACGTATCATCTATCCACCCGCGTCTGGGTCGATCATGGTGAATAAAGGCCAGCGGCTTGTGCTTGAGTGTGTGGCCAGCGGCATTCCCACTCCACACGTCACATGGGCTAAGGATGGTCTGGACTTGCGAAATCATAACAACACCCGCTTCTTGCTCAGCAACTTGTTGATTGATGCCGTAAGCGAGAGCGACTCGGGCACTTACGTGTGTCACGCTGATAACGGCATTGGCTCTGCAGGTTCTGCTACTGTGCTGTACGACGTGCAGGTGTTTGGTGAGTATGATTGCTGGAGGGAAAGAGTCACAGACTGTGGGGCAGCAGGAGTTTCATATGTTTATATGCAGAGATTGGTAGATTACTTATAAATTGTAATCCGTTACTggttccaaattacatgacaaaaattgtagttagcaacataatccattacattacacattttaggtaatgtaatcagagtactttttgattacttttagattacttttgatctaacctttgatttaaataggatcaTCTTGTATCATATTGATATAAAgatacagagagaaagaaaatatattccattcattgttattaacaacatgaagtgcattaaacatcatatgtgaccctggaccatggatatatttgtagcaatagccaaaaatacattgtatgggtcaaaatgatcgatttttcttttatgccaaaaatcattaggatattaagtaaagatcatgttccatgaaaatatttagtaagTTTCCTagagtaaatatatcaaaagttaagttttgattagtaatatgcattgctaagaacttcatttggacaactttaaaagcgattttctcaatatttagatttttttgccctcagtttccagattttcaaatattgtcctatcctaacaaacatataGCTTTCAGATCTCAATCTCAGtgtcaaaaaattgacccttattactggttttgttgtccaaaCCAGGGTTTGTGAgtttaataaaagcaaacaatgaattaaattaaaatatatctgtttacctgcatgtcatgtggccatgtgaataatatgtactcatataatcaataaaaaagtaactgtagtctgattatgagtactttaaaatgtagtgtaatctaattacaagtacttaatttttggaatctgattacgtaatccagattacatgtatttGGTAACTACctcaaatgttaatattttatcagtaacactttacaataaggttcattagttaacattagttaactacattagttaacatgaactaaaaatgatcagtacttctacagcatttataaatcttaatgttaatttcagcatttactaatgcattattaaaatcacaagttgtgtttgttaacattagataatgcacttaactaacattaacaaagattaataaatagtgtaataaatgttttgttcattgtttgttcatgttagttaatacagtaaatagttttttaataataacacattATTGTACCGTGTTACCACACTAATGTATAATGAACAAACATTAATTAACAACAAACAAAGTATTTATATACAGTGTCATTCAATAGTTTGGAGCTGAGAGAAAGAACTTGAAATACATATATTCACAAAAGTcgaaaaatctgtaaaaacagtggcattctgaaatattattacaattttaaacagtttttttatgttaatagaaataataataatattaaaatatttttaaatgtaatttcattattgtgatgacaaagctgcattttcagcagccattaatcttgtcttcagtgtcatgtgacgcttcaaatcattataaaatgctgatttgatgctcagtaaacatcaataaacaaaataaaaaatagcatttattgtatataaaaatctgttttattataaatgtctttactgtcacttttgataaatgtaatgcatccttgctaaacacAGGTATTAATTTAATATCTTACTGACTATCTTAcaatcttttgaatggtagtgttttATGTctatactttatatttatacattaaacTAGAATGataaattgtgaccctggaccataaaaccagccgtaagggttgatttttttttttaattaaaatttgaaatctgaaagctgaataaataagctttgcattgatgtatggttgttagcataggacaatatttggttgagatacaactatttgaaaatctggaatctgaaggtgcaaaaaaaatctaaatattaagaaaatcacctttaaagttgtccaaatgaagctcttagcaatgcatattactaatcaatacgttttgatatatttacggtaggaaatgtacaaaatatcttcatggaacatgatctttatttaatatcctaatgatttttggcataaaagaaaaatcgataatttcgacccatgcaatgtatttttggttattgctacctaagactggtttcgtgatccagggtcacaattctaaaaaaattaaagtgatACCCAGTATAAAAAGCAGGAACGAGGGCAGTGGTGGAACATTTTATGTGTGTGACGGCACAATTTCAGTTTCCAGTAATTTAACGCTGCTTTAAGGTAATAAGCATGGCATGTATCAGAACTAGACAGAAAATAGTTGATAATAAGCATCCAGATGAACCCACAGTACATTTACTGAACAGAAAGAGTGTGTATGTAGGATTGAATTTCTGAGACGTTGATGAGGTTGTTTTTGTGGGCTCGTCTCACGGCAGCTGTGATTAATTAAGCCGCTCTCGCTGCTGCTCTAATGAGCTCGAGCTGATTCACTAGCAGCCAACCATCAAGTTTTGGAAGAGGGTGAGAGAACCCAGTCTATCCCAGACTCCTCTGCGGCAGCATGCCATCACAAACAGCGCTCATGCTTTGTGCTGTTAAACCATCAACATGCATGTTGGGTTATGCTATTCAGCATTTGTTCTGATGTTTTGACATACACCTGTCTGAAATTCCCTTCTTTTGTCTTTCAGAGCCTCCCCAGGTGCGTATCGAGCTGCAGCAGCAAGACGTTGCATTGGGCGACACGGTGCGTTTTAGCTGTCAGGTGAGGGGCAAGCCCGCGCCTACTGTGGTGTGGCTTCACAACGCTCAGCCCCTGAGCCCGTCGCCACGGCATCGGATGTCCTCGCAGGTGTTGCGTGTGCTCAATGTCGGGCCGCAGGACGATGGCATGTACCAGTGCATGGCGGAGAACGGTGTGGGCAGCTCACAGGCAGCTACAAGACTCCTCACTGTCCCAATAGGTATGATacttggtaaaaaaatattaataaaattaatattatttgtcttaactattaattttttttttttttttttttttactgtccgtttctttgtattattattattattattattattattattattattttaactattactggtagttgtagtagtagtattttttatattgtaattaaaagtgaataaacatagtaaacaaaatgataaaaaaaatataatgaaacttaatagtttaataataacagtaatataataatttgtattatttattattttttaattggtatttttattataactagtattttgataataatgatataatataaaaatagtataatttaaaaattaatatacattttacataaaatgtataataaattaattaaaaaatatacttatgTTAActtagtaaaattattattattattattattattattatgtcttCTTTATTATTTCTACTatcattttattagtagtattgtattatataattaatattatcatcatatcatattattagttttattatttttatacttaagTGAATAAATCATAGTAACAAAGTGTAAACTAatactatacatttttttgtattataaatagtatacataattttgttttatttttgtaattattgacattttattattatttattagtagatgtagtagtagtattctattattttttattttattatttaaaagtgaataaacataggtaacatttataaaataataaaaaaatataatgaaacaatggtataataataatagtagtaataataataataggtattattatttattgttattttttgttattaaaatactttgttattgaaaaaatagttaacaattaataaaatgtataataaaattaataataaatatactaatattaaaacTTTGTAAAATAATCGTTATTGGTATTATAATAAttggtattattattacgttttatttcttaattttattattttttactttgtaaTCAAGTGAAAAAATCATAGTGAatttgtaaaatacaaaaattataaataatttttatactatttttgttattattattaatttattaattttattatcactattataattattactatttttgtgtgaataagTGAATAAGAATACTTAaccattataaaataataaaaaataaaactataataaaacttgttaatataataataatagtaataataataagtattattatttttttaattattttgctattaaaattaacaaaaaaggtaacaatttataaaataaagttcatgaaactaaattaataaaaatatactaatattaaaacttaaaaattattttttaaaataatatttttaatttataatttacacatttatttaatttagtttattaatttgtagCCCATTGTATAAAACATATACTCGTAGTGTACTTTCTAATCTTTACTAGCgttttccacattttttaaataatatgttcTGCTTTGCTGTCTCTGGTTTCAGTGCCCTCACGATCAGGTAAGCTTCCCCTGATTCGACCAATGAGCCCAGATAAGGTGTTGCGGGAACAGCCACCCTTGAAGCCCGTGGCCACCAGTGCCGTTCTGCCTTTCGACTGCTCTGAGATCAGAGTCTCCCCCGCCGAAGCTCCAGTCATCCTGAGTCAGCCACGCACAGGAAAAGCCGACTACTATGAACTGACCTGGAAACCCCGTCATGATGGAGGATCGCCTGTGCTGGAGTATGTCGTCAAGTACAGAAAGGTACAACAGTGTGATCTGCTTTATTTCACTCAACAGTATGTTTGTCATGTGAATCCACTCCTCTGATTAATGGTGTGTACTTTTCGGTCTCACAGGCTGGAGAATCTCCAGGAGAGTGGACCACTAACACTATTTCAGGCTCCCAGCACAAGCTGACTCTGACCAAACTGCAGCCCGCCAGCCTCTATGAAGTGGAGATGGCCGCTAAGAACTGCGCTGGACTCGGGCAGCCCGCGATGATGACTTTTAGAACAGGCAAATGTATGCAGCCATACAGCAAGTTCAATAACATTTGatgccattttttttatcagttaaaAATGAAGTGCTGAATTAAAATGCCTCTTTATGTTGGTCTGCAGGGCGAAGAGGAGGACCAATAGGCCCTCCAAAAACACCAGTGGTGCCACCTCGTCTCTCGCGTGAGTATACTTTTGCCCCTGTGGTAAtaatatattgttcattatatCTATTTATGGCTGCAGCAGTCAGAAACTGTCACATTAAATACAGTTgaaaattgtatatatacactatcagtcagtttttgaacggtaagatatttaaagctttttaagtctcttctgctcaccaagcctgtatttatttgatccaaagtacagcaaaaacagtaaaattttgaaatatttttactatttaaaataatagttttttatttgattatattttgaaatgtaatttattcctatgatttcaaagcttaatttttctgaaaatactTACACAATACTTCAGAGACAGACCaccctttaatttaaaaaatgcaggaaTAGCATACAAACAACACACTttatttgctgtactttgaatcaaataaatgcaggtttggtgagcagaagagacttctttaaaaacataaaaaaattttgactggtactgtataattttatttttcacgtTTTACCAGTCCCTGATAGTTCTGATGAACACTATTCTTCTTATTAGTTATGCTAACATGACTGTTCTCTTGATTTCTTTCAATCATAAATGAAGGATGAGATGACAGTAAGTGTGTTAAGTGTTAGTGTTTGTGTATGTACAGTgtgcatgcatacacacactctcactgcaagtgtttgttgttttattgacagtctttttatttgtctttccAGCTCCAGAAGCTCCAGACAGACCCACTGTCTCCATGGCCACAGAGACCTCAGCCTACGTGACGTGGATCCCTCGTGGGAACCGCGGATTCCCCATCCAGTCATTCCGCGTGGAGTACAAGAAATTGAGAAAAGGCAGTGGGGAGTGGGAGGTGGCTGTGAACAACATCCCTCCCTCTCGCCTCTCAGTCGAGATATCAGACCTGGAGAAAGGTGAGATTTACATCAACACAACTGATTTCTCAAcctcatgtcgctccaaacccataaaacctttgttcatcttcagaacacaaattaagatatttttgatgaaattcgagagctgcataaaactaccacgttcaaagcccagaaaggtagtaaggacattgttaaaaaagtccatgtgacatcagtggttcaaccttaaaggcacaatatgtacgattttttattaaagtatccaaaaaccactagaacatCGTTATAAATTATGCTAagttgtgtacttacattatcccaaatgtttaaatccagagaaacaagcaattttaactagtgtaacaGACTGTGTCATTATATCGCCTACCAATGATGTCATACACCCtcgaatttacagttttattttgtagaaaacatgaaaaCCTCAACgacactttaatatgttatgcattttactAGACAGGTGACGAATGCACAGAGTAACATTATAACACAAttttcaacacactcaaatgtatctagtatgataaaacagcgcTGTCTTTTCCTCACATACACATGACCGGAAGAAGCGGAAGTGCTTGATTGTGGCATAACAAAAGCGCTGCTTTCAAGCCGTGTTTCATGCTCGTCCTTCATTAGCAATTGCTGCAGCCTCCTCGTTTCAGCCCCACCatgcttcatactacagtgatCTTAAcaagtctttaatacattagctcatccatggaCATGATTTTGTCCCGACGGATTGCATtggctgtggggatgaagactacagctcccatgattccacacgaAATCACGCCGTCATCAAACCacgcctttgtttctttgtttgcttTGAACATGCGCCTTCTAGCGAtgaaaacttacatattgtgcctttaatgctatgaagctacgagaatacttcatgtacacaaagaaaacaaaaataacgactttattcaacaattattcTCTTCTGATATTTAGACTATTAGACTGTTtagactattttatcgatgtccttacgacctttctggaccttaaacactagttgcattgctgtctatgcagggtcagaaagctctaggatttcatcaaaaatatcttaatttttattctgaagatgaacgaaatgtcttatgtgtttggaatgatatgagggtgagaaataatgacaaaattttcatttttgggtgaactatcccttaaccTTTGACAAATTTATTATGGAAAGCAAAGAAGttgaatttgtttttctttccattGAATTCGTTCAACAGGAACATCATACAAGTTCAGAGTTTTGGCCGTTAACGTGTTGGGAGCGAGTCCACCAAGCGCTCCCTCTAAAGCGTACACGGTGGTCGGTAGCGGTCCACCAAACCGACGTCCCATCGACGGACCGTACATAACCTACAATGAAGCCATCAATGAGACCACAATCATCCTGAAGTGGACGGTAAGCATTTCGTGGTCAAACTCAGATTCGAGAAATGTGAGTTGTTTGTTGTCACAATGGCATTGAACGAAATATTTCTGTTCTTCCTATAGTACACACCAGTCAATAACACTCCCATTTACGGCTTCTACATCTTCTACCGACCCACTGATAGCGACAATGACAGTGACTACAAAAAAGACGTGGTGGAAGGTATGTCCTGTACTTCCTTTATTATTTAATCCTCAACTATacaccttttcctttttttccatttgtaaattttatgggtctggcttgcGGTCTCATCTGCGttcagctgtacaaaacagctcgtttactccttgatattgcaaattggtgtgtcttaccatgttattttaatgtgttatcttaattatgaacacactggtttgtagtgcaaacagttttaccatttactgcacgttgtaaTTCTTCCTATAGCAGGGAACTGGAAGTCATTGAAGAAAAAGGCGAAGAAATATCAAATGTAATTATGTGATGCTCTTTCTAGGTGACCGATATTGGCATTCCATCACCGACCTACAGCCTGAAACGGCTTACGACATTAAAATGCAGTGTTTCAACGAAGGCGGCGAGAGTGAGTTCGGAAACGTCGTCATCATGGAAACTAAAGGTTTGCATCCTTTTCCTCTTAATCACATCATGAACCCCACCTCAGCAAATATCTAGAACAAATATCTCTTCTGACAACACAGATCTTAAGTGTGAACATCTGTTTGTACTTACAGCTCGCCCTCACCAGAGGACCACACCTCCTGAGACAGCGTCGGCCAGGCCTGACCATCCAGGAAACCCTGTTCCCCGGCCTGGTGATCTGCCTTACCTCATTGTGGGCGTTGTTCTCGGAGCGTTTGTTTTCATCATTGTGGCCTTCATCCCAATCTGCCTTTGGAGGGTTTGGGCCAAACAAAGTAAGTGGTGTTTTAGAAACAAATCTTTATTGGAAATCCAAAGATAAGATATGAGGACGCTCATAAACtgaattttgtttgtttcagaacAAACTTTAGACATGCGCTTTCCAACATTGGCAGCTACAGTTTCTCCATGCCAGTACACCATGGTACCTCTACAAGGATTGGCTCTTGGTCGACCCTGTCCTGTAGATCCCCATCTGACCCCTGCCCACACAGTATACGCTCCTAAAGGAGAATATATTCCCAATGGGAAACACACTGCACAACGCCTTCCTGTACACCAGGTAATTTTGCACCTTTGATTGGTGCTTGAATTGGACAGTAGTTGTTTTAAACCAGTGAATGAAGATATTGCATCGCAGTGATGTACAAACTCTTGTCTCTCATTTAGGAGGATGCTGGCTATGAGTTAGAGTGCGATGCATTGTTGCCTCAGAAACTTCCCAGTCCGCAACCACATATCCACAATTACTGTAACGGGTAAGAATTCATCTTTAAATATTGGTGTTATACTGAGAGatttaaagggctagttcacccaaaaatgaaaattctgtcattaattactcagcctcatgtcgtaccaaacctgtatgaccttcattcattttcagaatacaaattaaaatatttgtaatgaaaTTTGAGAGATTTTTGAcccaatgcaactgacacgttcaagacccagaaaggtattaaggacattgttaaaatactccatgtgacatgtagttaatgacagaattttcatttttgggtgaactatccctttaaattttctagggacacacagaaatgtaattgGAACCCATTTTTTCTTGTTCTTAGGGTGCCTGGCTGTCCTGAGGAGGGATGTTGTTTGCCTGATGATTCCCTCTTGCAGGTCCTCAGCTTATCGGACCCAACACAGCCATCTCAGAGTCCCGACTCCATGCAGGTCGATCACTCCCTCACTGAAGAAGTTCACTTGGAAGGGGAGCTCACTGACGGTGCGTTCATTTACttcatgtacactaccagtcaaaagtttttgaacagcaagatttttaatgttttttttttaaatataaaggctcttctgctcaccaatcctacaattatttgatccaaagtacaacataAACactaaaagtttgaaatatttttactatttcaaataactgctttctatttgtatatatttttaaatgtaatttattgctttgatttcaaagctgattttttcaAAATCTTTAGTAATGTTATTAATGCCTTTATCATCATATTTTGAtcaattgctaaataaaagtattcatttctataatttctttcccaaaaaataaaaaataaaaagtatactgacaagcttttgaatggtatagtatataatgttacaaaagctttttatttcacaaaaatgctgatctttggatctttctatttatcaaag comes from the Labeo rohita strain BAU-BD-2019 chromosome 24, IGBB_LRoh.1.0, whole genome shotgun sequence genome and includes:
- the boc gene encoding brother of CDO translates to MSGILDWIPWERKRKIRVLCALGALLCCLQDSAAVRDDIPIFTEEPLSVVQKLGGSVTLRCSALPNHVNISWRLNGRELPTGGDEELGVLVRPGSLYIPSLTNLTVGRYQCVATTSVGSCASVPANVTAAKLRDFEPDDQQEIEVDEGNTAVIECHLPESQPKAQVRYSVKQEWLETSKGNYLIMPSGNLQIANATRDDEGPYKCAAYNPVTQEVKTSTSTDRLRIRRSTSEAARIIYPPASGSIMVNKGQRLVLECVASGIPTPHVTWAKDGLDLRNHNNTRFLLSNLLIDAVSESDSGTYVCHADNGIGSAGSATVLYDVQVFEPPQVRIELQQQDVALGDTVRFSCQVRGKPAPTVVWLHNAQPLSPSPRHRMSSQVLRVLNVGPQDDGMYQCMAENGVGSSQAATRLLTVPIVPSRSGKLPLIRPMSPDKVLREQPPLKPVATSAVLPFDCSEIRVSPAEAPVILSQPRTGKADYYELTWKPRHDGGSPVLEYVVKYRKAGESPGEWTTNTISGSQHKLTLTKLQPASLYEVEMAAKNCAGLGQPAMMTFRTGKWRRGGPIGPPKTPVVPPRLSPPEAPDRPTVSMATETSAYVTWIPRGNRGFPIQSFRVEYKKLRKGSGEWEVAVNNIPPSRLSVEISDLEKGTSYKFRVLAVNVLGASPPSAPSKAYTVVGSGPPNRRPIDGPYITYNEAINETTIILKWTYTPVNNTPIYGFYIFYRPTDSDNDSDYKKDVVEGDRYWHSITDLQPETAYDIKMQCFNEGGESEFGNVVIMETKARPHQRTTPPETASARPDHPGNPVPRPGDLPYLIVGVVLGAFVFIIVAFIPICLWRVWAKQKQTLDMRFPTLAATVSPCQYTMVPLQGLALGRPCPVDPHLTPAHTVYAPKGEYIPNGKHTAQRLPVHQEDAGYELECDALLPQKLPSPQPHIHNYCNGVPGCPEEGCCLPDDSLLQVLSLSDPTQPSQSPDSMQVDHSLTEEVHLEGELTDDLSLLTTVDAGVNRLLQDAEQQEVGTTLEEQRTHDPKDG